One Halofilum ochraceum genomic window carries:
- a CDS encoding ABC transporter ATP-binding protein: protein MEGLTHRYPGMERDALHAVDFQVTRGSLAGLLGPNGAGKSTLLAILNGVTSLQQGRVTIAGRTPAERGWLKSASSLVPQACAFYATLTARENLAFFAGVHGLTGNRWREGLEYCVEVAGLGDVLDQRAGTLSGGLQRRLNLAVGLINRPQILYLDEPTVGVDAESRRCITAAIATLRRDGTTIVYTSHYMEEVEALCDHLTVIDQGRTVAAGATDELLERFGGTSMVVTLRSIPTADLDAALQPWSPVWLDARRVRLEATDTVAATAIMRALDGQGVAIERIRYGVERLEDVYLRLLRHREAA, encoded by the coding sequence GTGGAAGGGCTCACCCACCGTTATCCAGGCATGGAGCGGGATGCCCTGCATGCAGTCGATTTCCAGGTCACGCGCGGCTCCCTGGCCGGCCTGCTGGGGCCGAACGGCGCCGGCAAGAGTACCTTGCTGGCGATCCTGAACGGAGTCACTTCCCTGCAGCAGGGGCGCGTAACGATCGCCGGGCGCACGCCGGCCGAGCGTGGCTGGCTGAAATCCGCCAGCTCGCTGGTGCCCCAGGCCTGCGCCTTCTACGCCACGTTGACCGCGCGCGAAAACCTCGCGTTCTTCGCCGGCGTCCATGGCTTGACGGGGAACCGGTGGCGCGAGGGCCTCGAATACTGCGTGGAGGTCGCCGGACTCGGCGACGTGCTCGACCAGCGCGCGGGTACGCTCTCCGGCGGGCTCCAGCGGCGGCTGAATCTTGCGGTCGGGCTGATCAATCGCCCGCAAATCCTGTACCTCGACGAGCCCACGGTCGGTGTCGATGCCGAGTCGCGGCGATGCATCACCGCCGCCATCGCGACGCTGCGGCGCGACGGTACGACGATCGTTTACACCTCGCACTATATGGAGGAGGTCGAGGCCCTCTGCGACCATCTGACCGTCATCGATCAGGGACGAACGGTCGCCGCCGGGGCTACCGATGAACTGCTGGAGCGCTTCGGCGGTACCTCGATGGTGGTGACGCTGCGCTCGATCCCCACGGCGGATCTCGATGCGGCGCTGCAGCCGTGGTCGCCGGTATGGCTGGACGCGCGCCGGGTGCGCCTGGAGGCCACCGATACCGTGGCCGCGACCGCGATCATGCGCGCGCTGGATGGGCAGGGCGTGGCGATCGAGCGCATTCGTTACGGAGTGGAACGGCTGGAGGACGTGTATCTGCGCCTGCTCCGCCACCGGGAGGCGGCATGA
- a CDS encoding efflux RND transporter periplasmic adaptor subunit, with protein sequence MRPVRYCLLALTLFAGAPLPAADEDDGRPITVARLADVAIPLERSAPAEVEALTRTTIAARLAAEIDSIPVETGERVAAGDVLARLDCTDFEDALAQAEATLDELEARLRLAGIRLDRTERLRRENAASADQLDEAEAERNALRANLRAQRTRVAMARRDVERCSVNAPFDGLITARTGERGAYVQPGTALMELVSTDRLELRALLTDGDAKSLEATGNATFRAGGERWSVSLVTIVASADSASRTREARLAFEGASPIPGTAGRVHWTAHPRSIPADLLIRRDGALGVFIIADGRARFRSLPKAIEGRPAPTSLPADTRLAVEGRYGLHDGDRVRIIE encoded by the coding sequence ATGCGCCCAGTTCGATACTGCCTGCTTGCACTGACACTGTTCGCGGGTGCTCCGCTGCCGGCCGCGGACGAGGACGACGGCAGACCGATCACCGTGGCGCGCCTGGCCGATGTCGCCATCCCGCTGGAGCGCTCCGCGCCGGCCGAGGTCGAGGCCCTGACGCGCACCACGATCGCCGCCCGGCTCGCGGCCGAGATCGATTCCATCCCCGTGGAGACCGGCGAGCGCGTCGCGGCGGGGGATGTCCTCGCGCGCCTCGACTGCACGGACTTCGAAGACGCGCTGGCACAGGCCGAGGCGACCCTGGATGAACTCGAGGCCCGCCTGCGCCTGGCCGGTATCCGGCTGGACCGGACCGAGCGGCTGCGGCGCGAAAACGCCGCTTCGGCCGATCAGCTCGACGAGGCCGAAGCGGAACGCAACGCCCTCCGGGCGAACCTGCGGGCGCAGCGCACGCGTGTCGCGATGGCCCGGCGCGATGTCGAGCGCTGCTCGGTCAACGCCCCGTTCGACGGGCTGATTACCGCCCGCACCGGCGAACGGGGTGCGTATGTTCAGCCGGGCACTGCACTGATGGAACTAGTGTCAACCGACCGGCTCGAGTTGCGCGCACTACTCACCGACGGCGATGCCAAGTCCCTGGAGGCCACCGGTAACGCCACGTTCCGGGCGGGCGGAGAGCGCTGGTCGGTGAGCCTGGTGACCATCGTCGCGAGCGCCGACAGCGCCAGCCGGACGCGCGAGGCGCGGCTCGCATTCGAAGGGGCGTCGCCTATCCCCGGCACGGCCGGGCGCGTGCACTGGACGGCTCACCCGCGGTCGATTCCGGCGGATCTGCTGATCCGCCGCGATGGCGCCCTTGGGGTCTTCATCATCGCTGACGGCCGCGCCCGTTTCCGGAGCCTGCCGAAGGCCATCGAGGGCCGCCCGGCTCCGACCAGCCTACCCGCCGACACCCGTCTCGCCGTGGAGGGCCGTTACGGACTCCACGACGGCGACCGCGTGCGGATCATCGAGTAA
- the xseA gene encoding exodeoxyribonuclease VII large subunit, with the protein MATRPGTAPADSGPHVFTVSELNRTVRDLLEGGLGAVWIEGELSNIARPASGHLYFSLKDRDAQVRCAMFRGRNRLMDFRPDAGMQVRARARVSLYEARGDYQLIVEQMEPAGAGALARAFEELKKRLDAEGLFAQERKRGLPRMPRRIGIVTSASGAAVRDVLKVLARRFPAIPVVIYPVQVQGERAAPAIARMIETAGRRADCDVLLLVRGGGSLEDLWPFNEEAVARAVVASPIPIVSGVGHEVDVTIADFAADVRAPTPSAAAELVVPDAGELLQTLERLRRRLQAAASASLRRREERRRNVESRLRRQHPERRLQQLQQRRDELELRLRRIGTRAITTRRERLERIDARLRRASPLARIERLRERLDSNRRRLDGAIRADLKHRDARVAALSRALEAVSPLATLGRGYALVRAAEDGRAITDARQVEPGQHLDIHLAHGRLEADVTRAEPGDGNGDRTTNEHE; encoded by the coding sequence ATGGCCACTCGTCCCGGCACCGCACCGGCTGATTCAGGCCCCCACGTATTCACGGTCAGCGAACTGAACCGCACCGTACGCGACCTGCTCGAAGGCGGCCTGGGGGCGGTGTGGATCGAGGGCGAACTGTCGAATATCGCCCGGCCGGCTTCGGGGCATCTGTATTTCTCGCTCAAGGATCGCGACGCGCAGGTGCGCTGCGCCATGTTCCGGGGCCGCAATCGCCTGATGGATTTCCGCCCGGACGCCGGCATGCAGGTCCGGGCCCGCGCGCGGGTCAGCCTGTACGAGGCCCGCGGCGATTATCAATTGATCGTGGAGCAGATGGAGCCGGCCGGTGCCGGTGCCCTCGCCCGTGCCTTCGAGGAACTGAAAAAACGCCTCGACGCGGAAGGCCTGTTCGCCCAGGAGCGCAAGCGTGGTTTACCGCGCATGCCGCGCCGGATCGGCATCGTCACCTCCGCGTCCGGAGCGGCGGTGCGCGACGTCCTCAAGGTGCTCGCGCGCCGTTTCCCCGCGATCCCGGTCGTGATCTATCCGGTCCAGGTGCAGGGCGAGCGCGCGGCGCCGGCGATTGCCCGGATGATTGAGACCGCCGGGCGCCGGGCCGACTGCGATGTGCTGCTGCTCGTGCGCGGAGGGGGCTCACTGGAGGACCTGTGGCCGTTCAACGAGGAAGCGGTCGCCCGGGCGGTCGTTGCCAGTCCGATCCCGATCGTCAGCGGGGTCGGCCACGAAGTGGATGTCACGATCGCGGATTTCGCCGCGGACGTCCGCGCGCCGACGCCATCCGCCGCGGCCGAACTGGTGGTACCCGACGCGGGCGAACTCCTGCAGACGCTTGAACGCCTGCGCCGCCGCCTGCAGGCCGCGGCAAGCGCCTCCCTGCGCCGCCGCGAAGAACGCCGCCGGAACGTCGAATCACGCCTGCGCCGCCAGCACCCCGAGCGGCGTCTGCAACAGCTGCAGCAGCGGCGCGACGAACTGGAATTACGCCTGCGGCGCATCGGCACACGCGCGATCACCACACGCCGTGAGCGGCTGGAACGGATCGATGCCCGCCTGCGCCGCGCTTCCCCGCTCGCGCGGATCGAGCGCCTGCGCGAACGCCTGGACAGCAACCGCCGCCGCCTCGACGGCGCGATCCGCGCCGACCTCAAGCACCGCGACGCCCGCGTAGCCGCCCTCTCCCGCGCCCTGGAGGCCGTCAGCCCGCTCGCCACCCTCGGCCGCGGCTACGCCCTCGTCCGCGCCGCCGAAGACGGCCGCGCCATCACCGACGCCCGCCAGGTCGAACCCGGCCAGCACCTCGACATCCACCTTGCCCACGGGCGCCTCGAAGCCGACGTTACCAGGGCGGAACCGGGTGACGGGAACGGCGATAGAACCACGAATGAACACGAATGA
- the gluQRS gene encoding tRNA glutamyl-Q(34) synthetase GluQRS, with protein MNGRIIGRFAPSPTGPLHFGSLIAALGSWLSARATGGRWHLRIDDLDPDRSIAAMTNTIQVQLEAFGLTWDGPVLYQSERGDAYAAALDRLKASGAVYRCTCTRREIGAGARYGPLGAIYAGTCRGGPTHPERAAALRLRLPAGRHEIADRIQGTWSTDADRIGDVIVRRRNGVTGYHLATTVDDAFLGVTDIVRGSDLLPAAVIQNELQRQLDLPAPAWAHLPVMMTPDGTDKLSKQTGAQAVDPAHDPVTPLVDAWCFLGQTAPPETPDTPAEFLAWALPRWEETRIPPGERLVAGGPGGGLRREGA; from the coding sequence ATGAACGGGCGGATCATCGGCCGCTTCGCGCCCTCGCCGACCGGGCCACTGCATTTCGGATCGCTGATCGCCGCGCTCGGCAGCTGGCTGAGCGCCCGTGCCACCGGCGGCCGCTGGCATCTGCGCATCGACGACCTGGATCCCGACCGCAGCATCGCGGCCATGACCAACACCATCCAGGTGCAGCTCGAGGCCTTTGGGCTGACCTGGGATGGCCCCGTGCTGTACCAGAGCGAGCGTGGCGATGCCTACGCCGCCGCGCTGGACCGGCTCAAAGCGAGCGGCGCGGTGTACCGCTGCACCTGTACCCGACGCGAGATTGGCGCCGGAGCGCGGTACGGGCCGCTCGGCGCGATCTACGCAGGGACCTGCCGCGGGGGCCCCACCCATCCGGAGCGCGCCGCCGCTCTGCGACTGCGGCTGCCCGCAGGCCGACACGAGATCGCGGACCGCATCCAGGGCACCTGGTCCACCGATGCCGACCGGATCGGTGACGTGATCGTGCGCCGGCGCAACGGGGTGACCGGCTATCACCTCGCCACCACCGTCGACGACGCGTTCCTCGGGGTCACCGACATCGTGCGCGGCAGCGACCTCCTGCCGGCCGCGGTGATCCAGAACGAACTCCAGCGCCAGCTCGACCTGCCCGCGCCCGCCTGGGCCCACCTGCCGGTGATGATGACCCCGGACGGCACTGACAAGCTGAGCAAACAGACCGGCGCCCAGGCCGTGGATCCGGCGCACGATCCAGTCACCCCGCTCGTCGATGCCTGGTGTTTCCTGGGGCAGACGGCACCGCCCGAGACACCCGACACCCCAGCGGAATTCCTCGCCTGGGCGCTCCCGCGCTGGGAGGAGACCCGCATCCCGCCGGGCGAGCGTCTCGTGGCCGGCGGGCCGGGTGGCGGTCTGCGCCGGGAAGGGGCCTGA
- a CDS encoding ATP-binding protein translates to MTLEPWQLLAVGVAYLALLFLIAWLAEHGWLPGGLIRHPITVTLSLGVYASSWTFYGSVGFAHESGFNFLTIYLGVTIAFLLTPVLLMPILRLVREYQLTSIADLFAFRFPGAGTGFLVTGFMLIGILPYLSLQIHAVIQSVQVLTQRPAPHEAGLAFCGTLIVFAILFGARHLTPREKHSGLVAAIAFESAVKLVALLAVGAFAVWGVFGGPAAFSDWTARHPEATAELYRPVAEGPWLTLIVLAFGAAFLLPRQFHMAFTENTGPGGLRRASWLFPLYLLLLNLPIIPILWAGRQLTPNAPPDYYGLAITLESGFELLPVATFIGGLSAASAMVIVSTLALASMCMNHLVLPLRFRGFRQQTHLYRQVLWGKRILIALIVLAAYGFYLVMVHNQGLVQLGLISFVAAAQLLPGIVGVLFWRRATAVGFTVGLIGGATIWFAMLILPLIGQAGSLGGEADLAALLAPEGTSLWTASTFWSLAVNTLGFVIGSLLTRPGEAEAKAARACAEQRLMPLAGRVAAASPEDFVRRLARLIGEETAHTEVRKALAELDMEEQDLRATDLRLLREQIHRNLSGLVGPGLAQLIVDDRLQLRQRSHIALAEGMRYMEERLADSRDRLRGLTAQLHSLQRYHRDVLHELPLGVCSLAPDGEVVIWNQAMVQLSGIPGHRAIGKHLRQLDTPWAHGLADFAEADDDHRFKLRLDRDDSERWCNLHKASIGHPDTARAHGHGGTVLLVEDRTELEHLETELRHSERLASIGRLASGLAHEIGNPLTGIASLTQNLDYDDTPEHRRETARAILEQTRRISAIVDSLLAFSHGGRPRPLDRRDVELSRAIDEAIHLVQLARAARDIEFVNECPASLVVPGDPQLLQQVFVNLLTNAADASPGGATVTVRAATDDPERVRIEVIDEGIGIDPEHTDRVFDPFFTTKDVGEGTGLGLSLIHSIISEHGGSISIAPRSECGTRVVVYLPIATPVASADEGAHA, encoded by the coding sequence ATGACGCTTGAGCCGTGGCAACTCCTCGCGGTCGGCGTCGCGTATCTGGCGCTGCTGTTCCTGATCGCATGGCTGGCCGAGCATGGCTGGTTGCCGGGCGGTCTGATCCGACACCCGATCACCGTCACCCTCTCGCTCGGCGTCTACGCCAGCTCCTGGACCTTCTACGGCAGCGTCGGCTTCGCCCACGAGTCGGGCTTCAACTTCCTGACCATCTATCTCGGCGTCACCATCGCCTTCCTGCTGACGCCGGTCCTGCTGATGCCGATCCTGCGGCTGGTGCGCGAATACCAGCTCACCTCGATCGCGGATCTGTTCGCGTTCCGGTTTCCCGGCGCGGGCACCGGTTTCCTGGTCACGGGGTTCATGCTGATCGGCATCCTGCCGTACCTGTCGCTGCAGATTCACGCCGTCATCCAGTCGGTGCAGGTCCTCACACAGCGCCCGGCACCCCATGAGGCCGGACTGGCCTTCTGCGGCACGCTGATCGTATTCGCCATCCTGTTCGGCGCGCGCCACCTCACCCCGCGCGAGAAACACAGCGGTCTGGTCGCCGCGATCGCTTTCGAGTCGGCCGTCAAGCTGGTCGCGCTACTCGCGGTGGGCGCATTCGCCGTCTGGGGCGTATTCGGGGGTCCGGCGGCATTCAGTGACTGGACCGCGCGCCACCCCGAGGCGACGGCGGAACTCTACCGGCCGGTCGCCGAGGGCCCGTGGCTGACGCTGATCGTGCTCGCCTTCGGCGCCGCCTTCCTGTTGCCGCGTCAGTTCCACATGGCCTTCACGGAGAATACCGGCCCCGGTGGCCTGCGCCGTGCAAGCTGGCTGTTTCCGCTGTATCTGCTGCTGCTGAACCTGCCCATCATTCCGATTCTCTGGGCCGGGCGCCAGCTCACCCCGAACGCGCCTCCCGACTACTACGGTCTGGCGATCACACTGGAATCCGGCTTCGAACTGCTGCCGGTGGCCACCTTCATCGGCGGCCTGTCCGCCGCCAGCGCGATGGTGATCGTCAGCACGCTCGCACTGGCATCGATGTGCATGAATCACCTGGTGCTGCCCCTGCGGTTCCGCGGGTTCCGCCAACAGACGCATCTCTACCGCCAGGTCCTCTGGGGCAAACGCATCCTGATCGCCCTGATCGTCCTGGCGGCCTATGGGTTCTACCTCGTCATGGTGCACAACCAGGGCCTGGTCCAGCTGGGCCTGATCTCGTTCGTGGCCGCTGCCCAGCTGCTGCCCGGGATCGTCGGTGTCCTGTTCTGGCGCCGCGCCACGGCGGTCGGGTTCACCGTGGGGCTGATCGGCGGCGCGACCATCTGGTTCGCGATGCTGATCCTGCCCCTCATCGGTCAAGCCGGTTCGCTCGGCGGCGAGGCCGATCTGGCCGCGCTGCTGGCGCCCGAGGGGACCAGCCTGTGGACGGCTTCGACCTTCTGGTCGCTGGCGGTCAACACCCTCGGCTTCGTGATCGGCTCACTACTGACTCGCCCCGGCGAGGCCGAGGCAAAGGCGGCCCGCGCCTGCGCCGAGCAGCGCCTGATGCCGCTGGCCGGCCGGGTCGCCGCCGCCTCTCCGGAGGACTTCGTGCGGCGGCTCGCCCGCCTCATCGGTGAGGAGACCGCCCACACCGAGGTCCGCAAGGCACTCGCCGAACTCGACATGGAAGAGCAGGACCTGCGGGCGACCGACCTGCGCCTGCTGCGTGAGCAGATCCACCGCAACCTGTCCGGCCTGGTCGGCCCCGGTCTCGCCCAGCTGATCGTCGACGATCGTCTGCAGCTCAGGCAGCGCTCGCATATCGCGCTCGCCGAGGGCATGCGCTACATGGAAGAACGGCTGGCGGACTCGCGCGATCGCCTGCGCGGACTGACCGCCCAGCTCCACTCGCTGCAGCGCTACCATCGCGACGTCCTGCACGAACTGCCCCTGGGCGTCTGCTCCCTCGCCCCCGACGGCGAAGTCGTGATCTGGAACCAGGCGATGGTGCAGCTGTCCGGCATCCCCGGCCACAGAGCCATCGGCAAACACCTGCGCCAGTTGGATACACCCTGGGCGCACGGCCTGGCGGACTTCGCCGAGGCCGATGACGACCACCGCTTCAAACTGCGCCTCGATCGCGACGACTCGGAACGCTGGTGCAACCTGCACAAGGCCAGCATCGGTCATCCGGACACCGCTCGCGCGCACGGCCACGGCGGCACCGTACTGCTGGTCGAAGACCGCACCGAACTGGAACACCTGGAGACAGAGCTGCGCCACAGCGAGCGCCTGGCATCAATCGGCCGCCTCGCCTCCGGACTGGCCCACGAGATCGGCAATCCGTTGACCGGGATCGCCAGCCTCACCCAGAACCTGGATTATGACGACACGCCCGAGCACCGCCGTGAGACCGCGCGCGCCATCCTCGAACAGACGCGCCGCATATCGGCCATTGTCGACTCGCTGCTGGCGTTCTCGCACGGCGGGCGTCCACGCCCGCTGGACCGGCGCGATGTCGAGCTCTCCCGGGCGATCGATGAGGCGATCCACCTGGTTCAGCTCGCCCGCGCCGCGCGCGATATCGAGTTCGTCAACGAATGCCCCGCGTCACTCGTCGTACCGGGCGATCCACAACTGCTTCAGCAGGTGTTCGTGAACCTGCTGACCAACGCCGCGGACGCATCCCCCGGTGGCGCGACCGTCACCGTCCGGGCAGCGACCGACGATCCCGAACGGGTGCGCATCGAGGTGATCGACGAGGGCATCGGTATTGATCCGGAACATACCGACCGCGTATTCGATCCGTTTTTCACCACCAAAGACGTCGGCGAGGGGACCGGACTCGGGCTCTCGCTGATCCATTCGATCATCAGCGAGCACGGCGGCAGCATCAGCATCGCGCCGCGCAGCGAATGCGGTACGCGCGTGGTCGTGTACCTGCCGATCGCGACGCCCGTTGCATCAGCCGACGAAGGGGCCCATGCATGA
- a CDS encoding efflux RND transporter permease subunit translates to MFYRRLLNNHVLANVTFALVLALGIASYLMMPRQQDPTINFNWIDITTILPGATARDIEKRVTDPLERALESVSDVKFVSSTSRESISSILVRFEDISDARFAERVADLRREIRSAEDELPDDAEEPDITEITTANAFPTATVIVTTPGDGEQLRRQAQSTLEDLQRMRGVDQVLATGLNEPELHVRFDPAAVEAHGIAPGDLVDTVRSYARDLAAGGIEVGDQGWLVSITGTSGDPENLGSIPVETLRGEVPLDRLATVARGRSENAELVRYGGQPAVMLGVSKEGQANTLTLVERINAYVDERNALSDSTGARLIVADDRTEITREALSIMQTNLLIGLGLVLLVAWLFLGTGISLLTAIAIPFILAGTFWALWGLDQTLNVTVLLGVVIALGMLVDDAVVVVESIYYRMERGAAALDAAIDGIREVGTPVVTAVATTIAAFLPLMLLPGILGKFMYIVPLVVTTALLISLIEAFWMLPAHIAAARIDLNRPSRVQRLRRRTLRRIRSLYTGLLARIMRAPGRMLVIGVVLVGLAAAAVATETGIRRDFFASDPIRLFYVNIEMPVGTPLANTLEQTREVEERIRAGVREGEVRAIVSYAGRQYTDTSPRRGEHYGQVLVALNPDNGELRDVETMIGDLRPRVASLPGPESVTFLEIAGGPPATNPISVKVRGDDFDDLRAAVADLKALMERNDAIRDISDDDTSGQMTLDVDVDAQAARRAGVSTARVARTVKLMVDGEIATAFQDAGEEREIRVFAGRDSTLQSIDEVLEIALPTPDGGRVPLRELVDVERSPGLASINHYDFRRTITVEANLDKTQMDTIEANDWIREEWEDIRSRHPDVSLDFSGLLDDIQESLNSMGILFLFGLGLMYLILGTQFRSYFQPLMILTTVPMAFTGVTAGLIATGNPLSLFTMYGIIALAGIAVNAAIVLVSAANERLDRGMSLTHATLFAARRRVIPILITSTTTVAGLFSLAAGLGGESLLWGPVATAIVWGLVVSTLLTLFVIPTLYGMSMKRSWRVRRS, encoded by the coding sequence TTGTTCTACCGGCGCCTGCTCAACAACCATGTGCTCGCGAACGTGACGTTCGCGCTGGTACTGGCGCTGGGCATCGCGAGCTACCTGATGATGCCGCGGCAGCAGGACCCGACCATCAACTTCAACTGGATCGACATCACCACGATCCTGCCCGGTGCGACGGCACGCGACATCGAGAAGCGCGTGACGGACCCCCTCGAGCGGGCCCTGGAGAGCGTATCGGACGTCAAGTTCGTCTCCAGTACCAGCCGCGAGAGCATCTCCTCGATCCTCGTGCGGTTCGAGGACATCAGTGACGCCAGGTTCGCCGAGCGCGTGGCCGATCTGCGGCGCGAGATCCGATCGGCCGAGGATGAACTGCCCGACGACGCCGAAGAGCCGGACATCACCGAGATCACGACCGCCAACGCGTTTCCCACCGCGACGGTCATCGTCACGACCCCCGGCGACGGCGAGCAGCTGCGACGACAGGCGCAGTCGACACTCGAGGACCTGCAACGGATGCGCGGGGTCGATCAGGTGCTCGCCACCGGCCTCAACGAACCCGAACTCCACGTTCGCTTCGATCCGGCCGCGGTCGAAGCACACGGCATCGCCCCGGGCGATCTCGTCGACACCGTGCGCAGTTACGCGCGCGACCTCGCGGCCGGCGGTATCGAGGTCGGCGACCAGGGCTGGCTGGTGAGTATCACCGGGACTTCGGGCGACCCTGAGAATCTCGGTTCGATACCGGTGGAGACGCTCCGCGGCGAGGTCCCGCTCGATCGCCTCGCAACGGTCGCACGCGGACGCAGCGAGAACGCGGAACTGGTGCGCTACGGTGGCCAGCCGGCCGTGATGCTGGGCGTCAGCAAAGAGGGACAGGCGAACACACTCACACTGGTCGAGCGGATCAACGCGTACGTCGACGAGCGCAACGCCCTCAGCGACAGCACCGGTGCCCGGCTCATCGTCGCCGATGACCGCACCGAGATCACGCGCGAGGCCCTGTCGATCATGCAGACCAACCTGCTGATCGGCCTCGGCCTGGTGCTGTTGGTGGCCTGGCTGTTCCTCGGGACCGGGATCTCGCTCCTGACCGCGATCGCGATCCCGTTCATCCTGGCGGGCACCTTCTGGGCGCTCTGGGGGCTGGATCAGACGCTCAACGTCACGGTCCTGCTGGGCGTCGTGATCGCGCTCGGCATGCTGGTCGACGATGCGGTCGTCGTCGTCGAATCGATCTATTACCGCATGGAGCGCGGCGCGGCGGCGCTGGATGCGGCCATCGATGGCATCCGCGAGGTGGGCACCCCGGTCGTTACCGCGGTGGCGACGACGATCGCCGCGTTCCTGCCGCTGATGCTGCTGCCGGGCATCCTCGGCAAGTTCATGTACATCGTCCCGCTGGTGGTGACCACCGCGCTGCTGATCAGCCTGATCGAGGCCTTCTGGATGCTGCCGGCGCATATCGCTGCGGCCCGCATCGATCTCAACCGCCCCTCCCGCGTCCAGCGGCTGCGCCGCCGCACGCTGCGACGGATCCGCAGCCTCTATACCGGCCTGCTGGCGCGGATCATGCGGGCACCCGGGCGCATGCTGGTGATCGGCGTCGTATTGGTCGGACTGGCGGCCGCGGCGGTCGCGACCGAGACCGGCATCCGCCGCGACTTCTTCGCCAGCGATCCGATCCGGCTGTTCTACGTGAACATCGAGATGCCGGTCGGCACGCCACTCGCGAACACGCTGGAGCAGACCCGGGAGGTCGAGGAGCGCATCCGCGCCGGCGTGCGCGAGGGCGAGGTCCGCGCCATCGTCAGCTACGCCGGCCGTCAGTACACGGACACCTCCCCACGGCGCGGGGAGCATTACGGTCAGGTGCTGGTCGCGCTCAATCCCGACAATGGGGAACTGCGCGATGTCGAGACGATGATCGGTGATCTGCGGCCGCGGGTCGCGTCGCTGCCCGGCCCGGAATCCGTCACGTTCCTCGAGATCGCGGGTGGGCCGCCGGCGACCAACCCGATCAGCGTCAAGGTCCGCGGCGATGACTTCGACGATCTGCGCGCCGCCGTCGCGGATCTCAAGGCCCTGATGGAGCGCAACGACGCCATTCGCGACATATCCGATGACGACACGAGCGGGCAGATGACGCTCGACGTCGATGTCGATGCGCAGGCGGCGCGCCGGGCTGGCGTGTCGACCGCGCGCGTCGCGCGCACGGTCAAGCTCATGGTGGACGGCGAGATCGCCACCGCCTTCCAGGACGCCGGCGAGGAACGCGAGATCCGCGTCTTCGCCGGGCGCGACAGCACCCTGCAGTCGATCGATGAGGTCCTGGAGATCGCCCTGCCGACACCGGACGGCGGCCGAGTGCCGCTGCGCGAGCTGGTCGATGTCGAACGCAGCCCCGGGCTGGCCTCCATCAACCATTACGACTTCCGGCGCACGATTACGGTCGAGGCCAATCTCGACAAGACGCAGATGGATACCATCGAGGCGAACGACTGGATCCGTGAGGAATGGGAGGACATCCGCTCGCGCCACCCCGATGTATCGCTGGATTTCTCCGGCCTGCTGGACGATATTCAGGAGAGCCTCAACTCGATGGGGATCCTCTTCCTGTTCGGTCTGGGCCTGATGTATCTGATCCTCGGCACCCAGTTCCGGAGCTATTTCCAGCCCCTGATGATCCTGACCACGGTCCCCATGGCCTTCACCGGCGTTACCGCCGGGCTGATCGCGACCGGCAACCCGCTGTCGCTGTTCACCATGTACGGGATCATCGCGCTGGCCGGTATCGCGGTGAACGCCGCCATCGTGCTGGTTTCCGCCGCCAACGAACGGCTGGACCGCGGTATGTCGCTCACGCATGCGACGCTGTTCGCGGCCCGGCGCCGGGTCATCCCGATCCTGATCACCTCGACCACGACGGTCGCCGGCCTGTTCTCCCTCGCGGCCGGCCTCGGCGGTGAGTCGCTGCTCTGGGGACCGGTCGCGACGGCGATCGTCTGGGGCCTTGTCGTGTCGACGCTGCTGACGCTGTTCGTCATCCCTACCCTGTACGGCATGAGCATGAAACGCTCCTGGCGGGTACGGCGATCATGA